A genome region from Jeongeupia sp. HS-3 includes the following:
- a CDS encoding helix-turn-helix domain-containing protein yields the protein MPHLNPEPRHGTPAELETALGENLKSLRVNRNLDQVTLAERAGIGLRTLRNLESGNGSSLRTLILVLRVLGREGWLDTIAPVATINPLMLTREARPRQRASKPRRKAGE from the coding sequence ATGCCGCACCTGAATCCTGAACCACGCCACGGCACACCAGCCGAACTGGAAACGGCGCTTGGCGAAAATCTGAAATCACTCCGGGTGAATCGCAACCTTGACCAGGTCACGCTGGCAGAACGGGCCGGCATCGGCTTGCGCACCTTGCGTAACCTTGAAAGCGGCAATGGCTCGTCGTTGAGAACGCTTATACTGGTGTTACGTGTCCTCGGCCGCGAGGGCTGGCTGGACACCATTGCACCGGTAGCGACGATTAACCCGTTAATGCTGACCCGAGAGGCCAGGCCGCGCCAGCGGGCAAGCAAGCCAAGGCGAAAGGCGGGCGAATAA